From a single Balearica regulorum gibbericeps isolate bBalReg1 chromosome 11, bBalReg1.pri, whole genome shotgun sequence genomic region:
- the LOC104641927 gene encoding transforming growth factor beta activator LRRC32: MLLFEHRLAERGCLLLWLLPSVLRAQSNEETRSRTAPCQQSPTKVSCKGAGLRKFPKELGQGVKYLELSNNFIQNLSSSRMPEFGQLEYLDVCFNQLEAVSATTLAQLPQLRSLLLGSNHLDRNYVANGQAFRLLRNIEVLDLSANNLESHMAGWYISNLTRLRTLDLSGNRMTRLPAGIFWSTPWLRELDLSNNYIMEIEEGAFEALEELEVVNLALNSLHCISGFSLTQLRVLNLSYNALELFVLEEGAEPYLLQVLDLSHNRLLSFPELPKAHYLTHLNLSNNLIASLLPGSHHAGEFVLRYEEMARFNRTLHPTAGLTHVADLDLSNNRLQLFPFTFFHSLGSLHSLSLAVNCLQDIARESLAGGMEPGDRSPMSPERAALSVRSLDLHGNAIHVLPRWFFSSLPQLEALDLGSNSLQPCESQGSHQGGGSRVPAPGDTCTPFYNVPRLKHLSLCKNNIIRLHPYAFNQTSLLSLDLSGNKDLFMPKEALGGLEFTLQRLSLRGNQMDNSKVELPCLDTLKVLDLSGNNLSLLPTGLFCSSLESLDVSNNNLRTLEKPALVSWPPSLKGMSVAGNPFSCCSLAWLDTLRVAGVGVWDLDETFCAYRDENRNFSAKITSSPWWLCPHPKGNSSLALLVVVMSLFFLGSGACCLLKKGQKSLDHAGLRSNRVGVFPHCPKREEPAEARPAVTKV; the protein is encoded by the exons ATGCTCTTGTTTGAACACCGACTGGCTGAAAGAGGATgcttgctgctctggctgctcccGTCTGTTCTCAGAGCCCAGTCTAACGAGGAGACGAGGTCCAGGACCGCTCCGTGCCAGCAG AGCCCCACGAAGGTATCTTGCAAAGGGGCTGGCCTGCGGAAGTTTCCAAAGGAGCTTGGCCAAGGAGTTAAGTACCTTGAGCTCTCCAACAACTTCATCCAAAACCTATCGAGCAGCCGCATGCCAGAGTTTGGGCAGCTTGAGTACCTGGACGTGTGCTTCAACCAGCTGGAAGCCGTGTCAGCCACGACCCTGGCTCAGCTGCCCCAGCTGCGCTCTCTCCTCCTGGGATCGAACCATCTGGACCGCAATTACGTCGCTAACGGGCAAGCCTTTCGTCTGCTCAGGAATATAGAGGTCCTGGACCTGTCGGCAAATAACCTGGAGAGCCACATGGCAGGCTGGTACATCAGCAACCTCACCAGGCTGAGGACGCTCGATCTCTCCGGGAATAGGATGACCAGGCTGCCGGCAGGGATCTTCTGGAGCACGCCATGGCTGCGCGAGCTTGACCTCAGCAACAACTACATCATGGAAATCGAGGAGGGAGCTTTTGAGGCTCTGGAAGAGCTGGAGGTGGTGAACTTGGCTTTGAATTCCCTCCACTGTATCTCTGGCTTCAGCCTCACGCAGCTGCGAGTTTTAAATCTCAGCTACAACGCCCTGGAGCTCTTCGTCTTGGAGGAGGGAGCGGAGCCCTACCTGCTTCAAGTGCTCGACTTGAGCCATAACAGACTCCTCTCTTTTCCAGAGCTCCCCAAAGCCCATTATCTCACACACTTAAACCTCTCCAACAACCTTATTgcttccctgctcccaggctcACACCATGCAGGGGAGTTTGTACTTCGCTACGAGGAGATGGCGAGGTTTAACAGGACCTTGCATCCCACGGCTGGTCTGACGCATGTAGCTGACCTGGATCTCAGCAATAACCGGCTGCAGCTGTTCCCATTTACCTTCTTCCACAGCCTGGGCTCTCTGCACAGCCTCAGCCTGGCTGTGAACTGTCTCCAGGACATAGCCCGGGAGTCGCTCGCCGGTGGCATGGAGCCCGGCGACCGCTCGCCCATGTCGCCGGAGCGTGCCGCCCTCTCTGTGCGCTCGCTGGACCTCCACGGCAATGCCATCCATGTGCTGCCACGCTGGTTTTTCAGTTCTCTGCCTCAGCTGGAAGCGCTCGACCTGGGCTCCAACAGCCTCCAGCCTTGTGAGAGCCAGGGCAGCCATCAGGGAGGGGGCTCTCGTGTGCCAGCCCCGGGAGACACCTGCACCCCCTTCTACAACGTGCCTCGCTTGAAGCATCTGAGTCTTTGCAAGAACAACATTATCAGGCTGCACCCCTACGCCTTCAACCAGACCTCGCTGCTCTCCCTGGACCTGTCGGGGAACAAGGACTTGTTCATGCCTAAGGAAGCGCTGGGGGGGCTGGAGTTCACCCTGCAGAGACTCTCTCTGAGGGGCAACCAGATGGACAACAGCAAGGTGGAGCTCCCCTGCCTGGACACGCTCAAAGTCTTGGACCTCTCCGGCAATAATTTGAGCCTTTTGCCCACaggtcttttctgctcctcgctGGAAAGCCTGGATGTTAGCAATAACAACCTGCGGACGTTGGAAAAGCCGGCGCTCGTGAGCTGGCCCCCCAGCCTGAAGGGCATGTCCGTGGCTGGAAACCCCTTCAGCTGTTGCTCGCTGGCCTGGCTGGACACGCTGCGGGTGGCCGGCGTGGGCGTGTGGGACCTGGACGAAACCTTCTGCGCCTACCGGGACGAGAACAGGAACTTCTCAGCCAAGATAACCAGCAGTCCTTGGTGGCTTTGTCCACATCCCAAGGGCAACAGCTCGCTGGCTCTGCTCGTGGTTGTGATGAGCCTTTTCTTTCTCGGCTCCGGGGCTTGCTGCCTTCTGAAGAAAGGGCAGAAGTCACTGGACCATGCTGGACTCCGCAGCAACAGGGTTGGGGTCTTCCCCCACTGTCCCAAAAGAGAGGAGCCAGCCGAGGCGAGGCCAGCAGTCACCAAAGTGtag
- the LOC104641184 gene encoding protein Wnt-11b has translation MCRRNLEVMHSIVRAARQTKSVCQKTFTDMRWNCSSIQRAPSFGPDLLKGTRESAFVYALAAAAVTHSIAQACTSGELPLCSCGPVPSEVPGPDFRWGGCGDNLRYGLQLGTAFADSPLKSSKLGTQALKAMNLHNNAVGRQVLGDSLDTKCKCHGVSGSCSVKTCWKGLPNLDEIASDLKSKYLAAIKVTHRLVGPRKQLIPKETDARPVKGTDLVYLINSPDYCTPNLHLGSLGTQDRQCNKTSLGSDSCNLMCCGRGYNAYMEEVVERCHCKYHWCCYVVCKKCRRKVERYVCK, from the exons ATGTGCCGCAGGAACCTGGAGGTCATGCACAGCATCGTCCGGGCCGCCCGCCAGACCAAGAGCGTCTGCCAGAAGACTTTCACGGACATGAGGTGGAACTGCTCCTCCATCCAACGTGCCCCCAGCTTTGGGCCTGACCTGCTGAAAG gAACCCGGGAATCCGCCTTTGTCTACGCGCTGGCTGCTGCCGCCGTCACGCACTCCATCGCCCAAGCCTGCACCTCGGGAGagctccctctctgctcctgcgGCCCCGTCCCCTCGGAGGTCCCCGGGCCGGACTTCAGATGGGGCGGCTGCGGGGACAACCTGCGCTACGGCCTCCAGCTTGGCACCGCTTTTGCTGACAGTCCCTTAAAATCCAGCAAACTGGGGACACAAGCGCTCAAGGCCATGAATCTGCATAACAATGcggtgggcaggcag GTGCTGGGTGACTCCCTGGATACCAAGTGTAAGTGCCATGGTGTTTCAGGCTCCTGTTCGGTGAAGACCTGTTGGAAGGGACTGCCAAACCTGGATGAAATTGCCTCTGACCTCAAGTCCAAGTACCTGGCAGCCATCAAGGTGACCCACCGGCTCGTAGGGCCCCGGAAGCAGCTGATTCCCAAAGAAACGGACGCCAGGCCAGTGAAAGGGACAGATCTGGTTTATCTCATCAACTCTCCTGACTACTGCACGCCGAATCTCCACCTGGGGTCTCTGGGGACCCAGGATAG GCAGTGCAACAAGACCTCCCTGGGCAGCGACAGTTGCAACCTGATGTGCTGCGGCCGCGGCTACAACGCCTACAtggaggaggtggtggagaGGTGTCACTGCAAGTATCACTGGTGCTGCTACGTGGTGTGCAAGAAGTGTCGGCGGAAGGTGGAGAGATACGTCTGTAAATAA